A genomic stretch from Desulfurococcaceae archaeon MEX13E-LK6-19 includes:
- a CDS encoding GTPase has product MVEPRKIVIIGAGGRDFHNFNVVYRDNPNYRVVAFLATQIPGITGKRYPASLAGKLYPNGIPIMSLDLLEDVITRYGVEEAVLSFSDLTYDDVGHILSRVLAAGASFKILGPVETMIESSKPVIAVVAVRTGAGKSSVSREVVRYLISKNYRVGIVRHPMAYGDLEKMAIQKFTSYEDLDKYQATIEEREEYEHYIKMGLTVYAGVDYGKLLEIVEKENDIILWDGGNNDWPFYKPDYMITVADAMRPGHEVGSFPGEVNTRLADAVIINKVDQARKEDIDKIIANIKKVNPRAKISLAESVVEVDAPEVIEGKKVVVIEDSPTVTHGGLPYAAGYVAAKKYGAAEIIDPRPYAVGIIKELYEKYPHMGPVLPSTGYSPEQLRDLEETLKKIPADAIVLGTPSDITRLITVEKPVTRVSFRVKIVEGPTIEELVEEFLEKGRRKLESSE; this is encoded by the coding sequence TTGGTTGAACCAAGGAAAATCGTTATTATAGGTGCAGGTGGAAGAGATTTTCATAACTTTAATGTAGTATACAGGGATAACCCAAATTACCGTGTAGTAGCGTTTCTTGCAACACAAATACCTGGTATTACTGGAAAACGTTATCCGGCAAGTCTTGCAGGGAAGTTGTATCCTAATGGTATACCTATTATGTCACTTGACCTCCTAGAGGATGTTATAACAAGATATGGTGTTGAAGAAGCTGTTCTAAGTTTTAGTGACTTAACATATGATGATGTAGGTCATATATTGAGTCGTGTATTAGCGGCTGGAGCAAGCTTCAAGATTCTAGGTCCAGTCGAGACAATGATTGAGTCAAGTAAGCCGGTGATAGCAGTAGTTGCTGTCCGTACAGGTGCCGGTAAGAGCAGTGTTTCACGTGAAGTAGTAAGGTACTTGATATCGAAGAATTATCGCGTAGGAATAGTAAGACATCCAATGGCTTACGGTGATCTAGAAAAAATGGCTATACAGAAATTCACTTCATACGAGGATCTAGACAAATATCAAGCCACTATCGAGGAGAGAGAAGAATACGAGCACTACATAAAAATGGGGCTAACGGTTTACGCTGGTGTAGACTATGGTAAACTGTTAGAAATTGTTGAAAAAGAAAACGATATCATATTATGGGATGGAGGAAACAATGACTGGCCATTCTATAAACCAGACTACATGATAACAGTAGCAGATGCGATGAGACCCGGGCATGAAGTAGGCAGTTTCCCTGGAGAAGTAAATACTAGGCTAGCCGACGCGGTCATAATAAATAAAGTTGATCAAGCCAGGAAGGAAGACATAGATAAAATCATAGCCAATATAAAGAAAGTTAATCCAAGAGCAAAGATAAGCCTTGCAGAAAGTGTTGTTGAAGTTGATGCACCGGAAGTTATTGAAGGAAAGAAGGTTGTTGTAATAGAGGACTCGCCCACGGTGACACATGGAGGACTACCGTATGCAGCAGGATATGTCGCAGCAAAGAAGTATGGTGCAGCCGAAATAATTGACCCCAGACCCTATGCTGTAGGGATAATTAAGGAACTCTACGAAAAGTACCCGCACATGGGCCCTGTACTACCAAGCACAGGCTATAGTCCAGAACAACTAAGAGACCTCGAGGAAACATTAAAGAAAATACCAGCGGACGCCATAGTACTTGGTACACCTAGCGATATAACAAGACTAATTACTGTAGAAAAACCAGTTACCCGGGTATCATTTAGAGTAAAGATTGTTGAAGGTCCAACGATAGAAGAGCTAGTAGAAGAATTCTTAGAAAAAGGCAGGAGGAAACTCGAATCAAGTGAGTAA
- a CDS encoding AIR synthase family protein has product MKLGEGKPPREILENIVYKHFSELFDPDVVQGPAFGEDAGVVRMGDGFLVSHTDPITTASRFSGWLSIHIASNDVAVRGARPRWLLTTILLKPGTDSSELEEIIIQMKKAASSINTVIIGGHTEVTPGIPRTIIVTTAIGYTRKRVIRTCDARPGDLILVAGPVGGEGASVIAWDFPDKLRDKGVSEEIIVKARDYVWRVSVVDKALAIRDYVSSMHDPTEGGILEGLLETAIASNTTIRVYVDKVKVDDVVEAVTKPLGINPLKLLSSGALIATVPRNNVRDVTSILESKKIPYSICGEVLRGEPVLEVIEGSRKTVVKEAIVDEIYKLWS; this is encoded by the coding sequence TTGAAACTGGGGGAAGGAAAGCCTCCGCGAGAAATACTTGAAAACATTGTATACAAGCATTTTAGCGAATTATTTGATCCTGATGTAGTTCAGGGACCTGCTTTTGGTGAAGATGCGGGAGTAGTTAGAATGGGCGATGGTTTCCTCGTATCACATACTGATCCTATTACGACTGCATCACGGTTCTCGGGGTGGCTTTCTATTCATATAGCCAGTAATGATGTTGCTGTACGTGGGGCTAGACCGAGATGGCTGCTTACTACAATACTGTTGAAACCAGGAACTGATAGTAGTGAGCTCGAGGAAATTATTATCCAGATGAAGAAAGCGGCTAGTTCAATAAATACGGTAATCATAGGTGGGCACACCGAAGTCACGCCGGGTATTCCAAGGACAATTATAGTTACCACAGCAATAGGCTACACGAGAAAACGAGTTATAAGAACATGCGATGCTAGACCCGGAGACTTAATTCTAGTGGCTGGTCCTGTAGGTGGAGAAGGAGCAAGCGTTATTGCATGGGATTTCCCGGATAAGCTGAGAGACAAGGGTGTTAGCGAAGAGATTATCGTGAAAGCCCGCGATTATGTATGGCGGGTAAGTGTTGTCGATAAAGCTCTCGCTATAAGGGATTATGTATCGTCAATGCATGACCCTACTGAAGGAGGCATATTGGAAGGACTGCTTGAGACAGCCATAGCTAGCAATACTACGATAAGAGTTTATGTAGATAAAGTAAAAGTTGATGATGTAGTTGAAGCTGTTACGAAGCCGCTAGGCATTAATCCATTGAAGTTATTGAGTAGTGGTGCATTGATAGCCACTGTTCCAAGAAACAATGTCAGGGATGTCACGAGTATTCTTGAAAGCAAGAAAATACCGTACAGTATCTGTGGCGAAGTATTGAGAGGTGAGCCTGTTCTCGAAGTTATTGAGGGTAGTAGAAAGACTGTTGTAAAGGAAGCTATTGTTGATGAAATATACAAGCTGTGGAGTTAA
- a CDS encoding TatD family hydrolase — MAKLVFADGHCHSNPVSGMGARAIARRFKKNGGWFIALVSLPPYHYGFKGGTLDDYVKAFEIVIREAKYIREEGLEARVFLGFHPAEVDEYFKRGMGIEEIISLAYKVLEKIVELHRKGLVDGIGEVGRQHYSTAPNRFVASELIMLKALELARDNDMLVHLHLEQGGYATVESIDKLIQLVRIGKDKVFLHHSSVNENIWADRKGLWHTVPGKYKTLKKVFQQKTTEKMIPESDFIDDPRRPGVSSYPWDIVDNQLKLLEEQVVDEETLFKINVDNVVKAYHTNYP, encoded by the coding sequence ATGGCTAAACTAGTATTTGCTGATGGTCATTGTCACTCTAATCCTGTTAGTGGTATGGGTGCTAGAGCTATTGCACGTAGGTTTAAGAAGAATGGTGGCTGGTTTATTGCACTCGTTAGTCTACCGCCCTATCATTATGGATTCAAAGGAGGTACCTTAGACGATTACGTTAAAGCCTTTGAGATAGTTATTAGGGAGGCTAAGTATATTCGTGAAGAAGGTCTTGAGGCAAGGGTTTTTCTTGGATTTCACCCAGCTGAAGTAGATGAGTACTTTAAGCGTGGCATGGGTATTGAGGAAATTATTTCTCTTGCCTACAAGGTTCTAGAGAAGATAGTGGAGCTACATAGAAAAGGTCTTGTTGATGGAATAGGTGAGGTAGGCCGACAACACTATAGTACAGCACCCAATAGGTTTGTTGCAAGCGAGTTAATAATGCTGAAAGCACTTGAGTTGGCAAGAGATAATGATATGCTTGTCCATTTACACCTAGAACAAGGAGGGTATGCTACAGTAGAATCAATAGATAAACTAATTCAATTAGTAAGGATAGGGAAGGATAAGGTTTTTCTCCACCATAGTAGCGTTAACGAGAACATATGGGCTGACAGAAAAGGCTTATGGCATACAGTGCCGGGTAAGTACAAGACTTTAAAGAAAGTGTTTCAGCAAAAAACAACAGAGAAAATGATCCCGGAGTCGGATTTCATAGATGACCCAAGGAGGCCCGGTGTATCCTCTTATCCATGGGATATAGTTGATAATCAGTTAAAACTGCTTGAAGAACAAGTGGTTGATGAAGAGACATTATTTAAGATAAATGTGGATAATGTTGTGAAAGCATATCATACTAATTACCCGTAA
- a CDS encoding CopG family transcriptional regulator: MSREKKERVLIIKIPEELYIALRERSKAEGYTLLADYIKAILMKELGFEVTPSRIEEIEKRISEIEELTKNIDLTKIERKVMRKITDMINPFTAKIDDLARKYSELVERVERIEQVIKNIEEKLEKPPVQPQPAVRHEARRKTGLERLKEQGVLFESELQRLRDRDSFFLYLRRGGAKVIEAVGERIAIDKDFWEKFKRKLFEEITTNNDEQIKMYLSKIEYRLFEKLRESGLIYFDSTERKWKPTSRELIEE; this comes from the coding sequence TTGAGCAGAGAGAAGAAGGAAAGAGTATTGATAATAAAGATACCCGAAGAACTATACATAGCATTAAGAGAACGAAGCAAAGCAGAAGGCTATACCTTACTCGCTGATTATATTAAAGCAATACTCATGAAGGAACTAGGGTTTGAAGTAACCCCTTCTCGTATCGAGGAGATAGAGAAACGTATTAGTGAAATAGAGGAGCTTACCAAAAACATTGATCTAACAAAAATAGAGCGTAAAGTCATGAGGAAAATAACTGACATGATTAACCCATTTACCGCGAAAATAGATGACCTAGCCAGGAAGTATAGTGAGCTTGTCGAGAGAGTGGAAAGAATAGAGCAAGTAATCAAGAATATTGAAGAAAAACTCGAGAAACCACCAGTACAACCACAACCAGCAGTGAGACATGAAGCAAGGAGAAAAACTGGTCTCGAAAGACTAAAAGAGCAAGGTGTATTATTTGAAAGCGAACTACAAAGATTAAGGGACCGTGATAGCTTCTTCCTTTATTTGAGAAGAGGGGGAGCCAAGGTAATTGAAGCCGTTGGGGAAAGAATAGCCATTGACAAAGACTTCTGGGAGAAGTTTAAGAGAAAACTATTCGAGGAAATAACTACTAATAACGATGAACAAATAAAGATGTATTTATCAAAAATAGAGTACAGACTCTTTGAAAAACTACGAGAAAGTGGTCTCATATACTTTGATTCAACTGAAAGAAAATGGAAACCTACCTCAAGAGAACTTATTGAAGAATAA
- a CDS encoding MBL fold metallo-hydrolase yields MQKLSITKGLTNIVDITKRGAILLGKNFAVDGPEKRPVRVITHAHSDHLIGLEESLQYSSMVIATPATIELILELCRLNTTYRVLFKQKAVPLDYNQEININGEKLTLLYSNHILGSAQVLVETNGYRLGYTGDFRIKNTPVMKDLDILVIEATYGSPKTIREFKDEVEDYIVDAVLDGLSRDEPVRIYGYYGKLQEVMVLLRNKGIKEPFIMPPKIYRITKIAVKYGYEIDNFYNSNTREAMEIKRTGRYILFQHMMTASRRNLDKGVNIVLSGWEFDKPIKKIDRNTWLIAYSSHADFNELLEYVEKAQPKVLIVDNSRESYAYEFANEVSKRLKIPAIVLP; encoded by the coding sequence TTGCAGAAACTTAGTATAACCAAAGGATTAACCAACATAGTTGACATCACCAAACGTGGAGCAATCCTCTTAGGTAAAAACTTTGCTGTTGATGGGCCCGAGAAGAGGCCTGTTAGAGTGATTACTCATGCTCACAGCGATCATTTAATTGGCTTGGAAGAGAGTCTCCAGTATTCATCAATGGTCATTGCCACGCCTGCCACGATAGAATTGATACTCGAACTATGTAGACTAAATACTACGTATCGTGTCTTATTTAAGCAGAAAGCTGTTCCCCTAGATTACAACCAAGAAATAAATATTAATGGAGAAAAACTTACTCTATTGTATTCAAACCATATTCTAGGCTCAGCACAAGTACTTGTCGAGACAAACGGGTATAGGCTTGGTTATACAGGCGATTTCCGCATAAAAAACACTCCCGTCATGAAGGATCTAGATATCTTAGTTATAGAAGCAACTTATGGTAGCCCAAAGACTATACGTGAATTCAAAGACGAGGTTGAAGACTATATAGTAGACGCTGTTTTAGACGGATTAAGTAGAGATGAACCAGTAAGGATCTATGGATACTATGGTAAACTCCAAGAAGTAATGGTGCTACTTAGAAACAAAGGTATAAAAGAACCATTTATAATGCCTCCTAAAATCTATAGGATAACAAAAATCGCTGTGAAATATGGATACGAAATAGACAATTTCTACAATTCAAATACCAGAGAAGCCATGGAGATAAAAAGAACTGGAAGATACATTTTATTCCAGCACATGATGACTGCTTCGAGAAGAAACCTCGATAAAGGAGTTAACATTGTCTTATCTGGATGGGAGTTCGATAAACCGATAAAAAAGATTGACAGAAATACATGGCTTATAGCCTATAGTTCTCACGCTGATTTCAATGAATTACTTGAGTATGTAGAGAAAGCTCAGCCAAAGGTTCTCATAGTGGACAATTCAAGAGAGAGCTACGCATACGAGTTCGCCAACGAAGTGTCCAAGAGACTAAAAATACCAGCAATAGTATTACCATAG